A DNA window from Aspergillus nidulans FGSC A4 chromosome I contains the following coding sequences:
- a CDS encoding cytosine permease (transcript_id=CADANIAT00007001), which translates to MAGAFDFDLEKNPPVVQSTADNSSDGAVPGETFTYGDSTYAKIQRLAAELNIEQRGIERVPAAEQTDTSVFNIGSMWLAANMVVSSFAIGVLGKSVYSLGFVDAILTVLFFNLLGIMTVCFFSCFGPFGLRQMVFSRLWFGWYVTKGFAVLNILACLGWSAANAIVGAQMLHAVNSDVPGFAAILIISICTLLVTFAGYKVVHLYEYWSWIPTFIVFMIILGTFAHSGDFQNIPMGVGTSEMGSVLSFGSAVYGFATGWTSYAADYTVYQPANRSKRKIFLSTWLGLIVPLLFVEMLGVAVMTATDIKGSKYDVGYATSGNGGLIAAVLQPLGGFGDFCLVILALSIVANNCPNFYSVALTVQVLSRYAQRVPRFIWTLFGTGVSIAIAIPGYSHFETVLENFMNFIAYWLAIYSAIAIMDHFVFKRGFSGYVVENFDKREKLPVGIAATIAFGFGVAGMITGMSQPWYVGPIARHAAGGDVGFELGFAFAAFSYLCLRPFEIKFFGR; encoded by the exons ATGGCGGGAGCATTCGATTtcgacctggagaagaacccTCCAGTAGTTCAGTCAACTGCGGATAACAGCAGTGACGGCGCTGTACCCGGCGAGACCTTTACCTACGGCGACTCCACGTACGCGAAGATTCAGCGCCTTGCCGCAGAGCTCAACATCGAGCAGCGCGGTATTGAACGCGTTCCTGCTGCGGAGCAGACTGATACTTCTGTCTTTAATATAGGCAGCATGTGGCTGGCGGCCAACATGGTCGTCAGTTCCTTTGCCATCGGTGTTCTTGGGAAATCTGTTTACAGCCTCGGTTTTGTCGACGCTATTCTGACAGTTTTGTTCTTCAACCTTCTTGGCATCATGAccgtctgcttcttctcctgttttGGCCCATTTGGCCTGCGTCAGATGGTGTTTTCAAGGCTATGGTTCGGCTGGTATGTCACCAAAGGAT TTGCTGTTCTCAATATTCTTGCATGCTTGGGTTGGTCTGCTGCCAACGCCATCGTAGGCGCTCAAATGCTCCACGCAGTGAACTCCGATGTACCTGGCTTCGCCGCGATCTTGATCATTTCCATTTGCACGCTTTTGGTCACATTTGCGGGATATAAAGTGGTCCATTTGTATGAATACTGGAGTTGGATTCCcactttcatcgtcttcatgaTCATCCTGGGCACCTTTGCACATTCGGGGGATTTCCAAAACATCCCTATGGGAGTGGGAACATCCGAGATGGGCAGCGTCCTCTCCTTCGGCTCAGCTGTCTACGGCTTCGCTACGGGCTGGACTAGTTACGCAGCCGATTACACTGTGTACCAGCCTGCCAATCGCAGCAAGCGCAAGATCTTCCTTTCGACCTGGCTAGGACTTatcgttcctcttcttttcgtTGAAATGCTCGGTGTTGCCGTGATGACTGCAACGGATATTAAAGGCAGCAAGTATGATGTGGGCTATGCCACGTCCGGAAATGGCGGCCTCATTGCCGCAGTCCTCCAACCACTTGGGGGCTTTGGCGATTTTTGCCTCGTGATCCTAGCCCTCTCAATCGTTGCAAACAACTGCCCGAATTTCTACTCCGTGGCTCTCACAGTTCAAGTTCTTAGCCGCTACGCTCAACGCGTTCCTCGGTTTATCTGGACACTTTTCGGCACTGGTGTCTCGATAGCTATCGCAATCCCCGGTTACTCCCATTTTGAAACGGTGTTGGAGAATTTTATGAACTTCATCGCGTACTGGCTGGCCATTTACTCTGCGATCGCAATCATGGACCATTTTGTCTTTAAACGCGGCTTCTCCGGCTATGTCGTTGAGAACTTCGATAAGCGTGAAAAGCTTCCAGTGGGTATCGCTGCTACCATTGCATTTGGGTTCGGTGTTGCTGGTATGATCACTGGGATGAGCCAACCCTGGTATGTGGGCCCTATCGCGAGGCACGCAGCCGGCGGTGATGTGGGATTCGAGTTGGGCTTTGCATTTGCGGCGTTTTCGTATCTTTGTTTGAGGCCTTTTGAGATCAAGTTTTTTGGCAGGTAA
- the tif35 gene encoding translation initiation factor eIF3 core subunit g (transcript_id=CADANIAT00007002) codes for MSRPTKADWADDEEFDDPSALPPQQITTNKDGTKTVVSYRFNDEGKKVKVTRRIKTTVVREHVNPQVAERRTWAKFGLEKGHAAGPSFDTTSVGENIVFRPSVNWKAQAAEAEKNGGEKGSIKDQLKDKKVKCRICSGEHFTARCPFKDTMAPVDEPGAGGAEGGAAAGEDAAGGLGAGGGSYVPPHLRKGAAGGGERMAGKYEKDDLATLRVTNVSELAEEQELRDLFERFGRVTRVFLARDRETQRAKGFAFISFADRSDAARACDKMDGFGYRHLILRVEFAKRAT; via the exons ATGTCTCGACCAACAAA GGCCGACTgggccgacgacgaagagtTCGACGACCCCTCTGCCCTCCCCCCCCAACAAATCACAACCAACAAAGACGGCACCAAGACCGTAGTTTCATACCGCTTCAATGACGAAGGCAAGAAAGTAAAAGTCACCCGCCGCATCAAAACAACCGTCGTCCGCGAACACGTCAATCCGCAAGTCGCGGAGCGCAGAACATGGGCCAAGTTCGGCTTGGAAAAAGGTCACGCTGCTGGTCCCTCGTTTGACACTACCTCCGTCGGTGAAAACATTGTCTTCCGCCCGTCTGTCAACTGGAAGGCGCAAgctgcggaggcggagaagaacgGCGGCGAGAAAGGAAGCATCAAGGACCAGctgaaggataagaaggtCAAGTGCCGGATTTGTTCAGGCGAGCACTTTACCGCGCGCTGTCCATTCAAGGATACCATGGCGCCCGTGGATGAAcccggtgctggtggtgctgaAGGTGGTGCTGCGGCTGGCGAGGATGCGGCTGGAGGTCTGGGTGCTGGCGGTGGTAGTTATGTGCCGCCTCATCTACGGAAGGGCGCTGCAGGTGGTGGCGAACGGATGGCCGGGAAGTATGAGAAGGATGATTTGGCGACTCTCAGAGTTACAAAC GTTTCCGAACTTGCGGAGGAACAAGAACTCAGGGATCTATTCGAGCGGTTCGGTCGTGTTACCAGAGTTTTCTTGGCCAGGGACAGAGAAACCCAGAGAGCCAAGGGCTTTGCCTTCATCAGCTTTGCGGACCGGAGCGACGCCGCACGTGCCTGCGACAAGATGGATGGAT TCGGTTACCGCCACCTCATTCTTCGCGTCGAATTCGCAAAGAGGGCCACTTAG
- a CDS encoding uncharacterized protein (transcript_id=CADANIAT00007003), whose protein sequence is MDQTLLRLSVDRTVLRSSLAGDQDLHIVWTAELPVLEEMILKVKCSSKSRVSAAQVAIFAKILRTGYYSFGTSHCAIRLAILKQAKVTHPSDSWFLTLFHGFPADYSRLITGSYVLSTR, encoded by the exons ATGGATCAGACTCTACTTCGCTTGTCAGTTGACAGGACCGTTTTGAGGTCGAGCCTAGCCGGAGATCAAGACTTGCATATCGTCTGGACAGCCGAGTTGCCAGTCCTGGAGGAAATGA TCCTGAAGGTG AAATGCTCTTCCAAGTCCCGAGTATCCGCTGCTCAGGTGGCCATT TTTGCAAAGATACTGAGAACCGGATACTATTCATTCGGCACTAG TCACTGCGCTATCCGTTTGGCTATCTTGAAGCAAGCAAAAGTCACTCACCCTTCTGACTCTTGGTTCCTGACTCTCTTCCACGGCTTTCCCGCAGACTACAGCAGGCTGATTACAG GGAGCTATGTGCTTTCAACAAGGTAG
- a CDS encoding protein ndtA (transcript_id=CADANIAT00007004) produces the protein MPDFRAHRAPALHPPTGTGYNVPRATPFPPLTPLSDIPRPQYTNNPRLDCGIDRSLIFGQPGTMYLDQRVAAPTADAPPFHETNTLHTVFTSQNHSVRTEIGAKIHKGFFQVDDKWTCYRRNYFSISCSFSFQQGAQGPFFLKFDNRSERIQQFSMSISAIVNEQHNEVRELVQHTPKRDKQSERPPQRVVLQPTQNPGMVPSLGSTSTSAQHGFPLMSQSAGLGMEYGSTYGGAPQQPQPPTQHTFERIQFQKATANNGKRRAQQQYYNLVVDLYAEISNQLGSTEWIKIARRLSYPMVVRGRSPGHYKDGRRDSSTSMGPDGGSGGAGDGGGGAVLPPGLGQTSRSHITLMPDSFQRGGHSYSRSDYHQMTTADHSPLSASPHISSSSSSTFDIGMMSDSLDPMDSIKSTSSIEPYQESGYGMMDIRKDNHFRNHPPHYEFDAISKANEHPDTSFSEAYDPIVSMVANDSGDSHFLKHPPRYHHASPNGYDTIYPARSGNGSSGSSPYYRLPASQSLCT, from the exons ATGCCAGATTTCAGGGCGCACCGCGCCCCCGCACT TCATCCCCCCACAGGAACAG GATATAACGTCCCGAGAGCTACGCCTTTCCCGCCATTGACACCCCTCAGCGATATTCCTAGACCGCAATATACGAATAATCCTCGTCTTGATTGTGGTATTGATCGAAGTCTCATTTTTGGGCAGCCTGGAACGATGTATTTGGACCAGCGTGTAGCTGCGCCTACGGCTGATGCGCCTCCATTCCATGAAACCAATACCCTCCATACTGTTTTCACTTCCCAAAACCACTCTGTCCGAACAGAGATTGGAGCCAAAATTCACAAAGGCTTCTTTCAGGTCGACGATAAGTGGACCTGCTACCGGCGGAACTATTTCTCAATCTCATGTTCGTTTTCCTTTCAGCAGGGAGCCCAGGGTCCATTCTTCCTGAAATTTGACAACCGCAGCGAAAGAATTCAACAATTCTCCATGTCAATATCAGCGATTGTGAATGAACAACATAACGAAGTCCGTGAGCTTGTGCAGCACACGCCGAAACGCGACAAACAATCAGAGAGGCCACCACAAAGGGTAGTATTACAGCCCACTCAGAATCCAGGAATGGTGCCCAGTCTGGGATCAACATCAACGAGTGCTCAGCACGGATTTCCTCTGATGTCTCAGTCCGCTGGGTTAGGTATGGAGTATGGTTCAACGTACGGCGGTGctccgcagcagccgcaacctCCGACACAGCACACCTTCGAACGCATCCAATTCCAGAAAGCGACTGCAAACAATGGGAAGCGGCGCGCACAGCAGCAGTATTACAACTTGGTGGTTGATCTTTACGCCGAAATATCTAATCAACTTGGCAGCACAGAGTGGATCAAGATTGCCCGCAGACTGTCGTATCCAATGGTTGTTCGGGGACGCTCACCCGGCCACTACAAAGACGGCCGACGAGATAGCTCGACGAGTATGGGACCTGACGGAGGAAGCGGGGGAGCGGGGgatggaggcggaggggcTGTCCTGCCTCCGGGACTCGGACAAACCTCACGCTCCCATATCACCCTCATGCCGGACTCGTTCCAACGCGGTGGCCATAGCTACAGCAGGTCTGATTACCATCAAATGACAACGGCAGACCACTCACCCCTCAGTGCAAGTCCACACatttcatcctcctcgtcgtctaCCTTTGATATTGGCATGATGAGTGATTCGCTAGATCCAATGGACTCAATAAAAAGTACCTCTAGTATTGAGCCATATCAGGAGTCAGGCTATGGCATGATGGACATTCGAAAGGATAACCACTTTCGCAATCACCCGCCGCATTACGAGTTCGATGCTATATCTAAGGCGAACGAACATCCGGATACCAGCTTCTCTGAAGCATACGACCCGATTGTATCTATGGTAGCCAACGACTCTGGGGACTCCCATTTTCTTAAGCATCCTCCGCGCTATCATCACGCGAGCCCGAACGGTTACGACACTATTTACCCTGCCCGATCAGGAAACGGCAGCAGTGGGAGCAGCCCGTATTATCGGCTTCCAGCGTCGCAGAGCCTCTGCACCTGA
- the faa4 gene encoding long-chain fatty acid-CoA ligase FAA1 (transcript_id=CADANIAT00007005), which produces MTKDGSVVYPRMSKKGPFTVEAPGVEPVPGETVPRRHPRAKDGLLLRPAEDLATTYDAFRWAARSYGNAKAVASRRLIKTHIETKKVKKVIDGVEQEVDKQWTYFEKGPYSYKSFIEYETLALELGKGLRKIGLNKGDKVHLYGATSANWLAMSHGSASQSLTVVTAYDTLGEEGLAHSIVQTESDAIFLDPTLIKSLTNVLDRAKSIKHVIWNSDEELKQEDMDRLKTEFSHLNILSFEDLRKLGEENHYDPVPPAPEDLCCIMYTSGSTGPPKGVPLTHANVVAAMAGVDAIIGPYVGPSDALLTYLPQSHILEFMFENLCLFWGGTMGYGNPRTLSDASMRNCKGDIREFRPTILVGVPAVWESVKKGVLNNLNKNSALVKGLFWGALSAKNFLMSTGFPGASMGAWFLDNVIFRKLKDATGGRLRVVMNGGGPVSKETQKFLSMAIAPMISGYGLTETSAMGALNDPGAWNPNALGEIPACIEVKLVDFADAGYFTKNNPPQGEIWIRGGSVSTHYFKNEEETKAAYAEGGWFMTGDIGEFDKNGHLKIIDRKKNLVKTQNGEYIALEKLESVYRSSPIVGNICVYAAEDQDKPIAIIVPVEIALKKIASENGIEGDSVETLVHNEKLKSIVLKQLQTAGRASGLKGIEIINGVVLSDEEWTPQNGFMTAAQKLQRKKIINRYHKDIDRAYGKK; this is translated from the exons CATGAGCAAAAAGGGTCCCTTCACCGTGGAAGCCCCTGGTGTTGAGCCCGTCCCCGGAGAGACCGTACCGCGGCGCCACCCCAGGGCTAAGGATGGCCTCCTTTTAAGACCTGCCGAGGACCTGGCGACCACCTATGACGCCTTCCGCTGGGCGGCGCGCAGCTATGGCAACGCCAAAGCTGTTGCCAGCCGTCGGCTCATCAAGACCCACATCGAGACcaagaaggtcaagaaggttATTGATGGAGTCGAGCAGGAGGTTGACAAGCAGTGGACGTACTTTGAGAAGGGGCCCTACTCTTACAAAAGTTTTATCGAGTATGAGACGCTGGCGCTCGAGCTCGGTAAGGGGTTGCGAAAAATTGGTCTGAACAAGGGCGATAAGGTTCACCTCTATGGCGCAACGAG CGCAAACTGGCTGGCGATGTCTCACG GTTCCGCATCCCAGTCCCTGACTGTCGTTACCGCGTACGATACCCTTGGCGAGGAGGGATTGGCGCATTCTATTGTGCAGACCGAAAGCGATGCTATTTTCCTGGATCCCACCCTCATCAAATCTCTCACGAATGTTTTGGACCGAGCGAAATCTATCAAACATGTTATTTGGAATTCCGACGAGGAACTCAAACAGGAGGATATGGACCGGTTGAAGACCGAGTTCAGCCATCTCAACATTTTGAGCTTCGAGGACTTGCGGAAGCTGGGAGAGGAAAATCATTACGACCCCGTGCCCCCGGCTCCGGAAGACCTGTGCTGCATTATGTACACATCTGGCTCTACTGGCCCGCCAAAGGGCGTTCCACTCACTCACGCGAATGTCGTTGCTGCGA TGGCGGGCGTTGACGCTATCATCGGACCGTACGTCGGCCCATCGGACGCGTTGCTCACGTATCTCCCCCAGTCGCATATTCTTGAATTCATGTTTGAGAACCTGTGTCTCTTCTGGGGCGGTACCATGGGTTACGGAAACCCACGCACGCTTTCCGATGCTTCCATGCGTAACTGCAAGGGTGATATCCGCGAGTTCCGACCTACCATCCTTGTGGGTGTTCCCGCAGTTTGGGAGTCTGTAAAGAAGGGTGTTCTGAATAAcctgaacaagaacagcGCTCTTGTGAAGGGCCTGTTCTGGGGCGCTTTGTCTGCCAAGAACTTCCTGATGTCCACTGGTTTCCCCGGCGCAAGCATGGGTGCCTGGTTTCTCGATAATGTGATCTTCCGCAAATTGAAGGATGCAACCGGTGGCCGTCTGCGTGTCGTCATGAACGGTGGTGGTCCTGTGTCCAAGGAGACGCAGAAGTTCCTGTCCATGGCCATCGCTCCTATGATTAGCGGCTATGGTCTGACTGAGACTTCGGCCATGGGCGCCTTGAATGACCCTGGAGCGTGGAACCCGAATGCTCTTGGTGAAATCCCCGCCTGCATTGAAGTCAAACTGGTTGACTTCGCGGATGCCGGGTACTTCACAAAGAACAATCCTCCTCAGGGAGAGATCTGGATCCGGGGAGGCAGTGTGTCAACACACTATTTCaagaatgaggaggagacCAAGGCAGCATATGCCGAGGGAGGATGGTTCATGACCGGTGATATCGGTGAATTTGACAAGAATGGCCACCTCAAAATCATCGACCGCAAGAAAAACCTTGTGAAAACGCAAAATGGCGAGTACATTGCTCTCGAGAAGCTCGAGTCCGTCTACCGATCTTCTCCTATCGTTGGCAACATCTGCGTCTACGCAGCCGAAGACCAGGACAAGCCTATTGCCATCATTGTTCCAGTGGAAattgctttgaagaagattgcGAGCGAGAACGGTATTGAGGGTGACTCTGTAGAAACCCTCGTGCACAACGAGAAGCTCAAGTCTATTGTCCTCAAGCAGCTCCAGACTGCCGGTCGTGCTAGCGGCCTCAAGGGCATTGAGATTATCAACGGTGTTGTCCTTTCTGATGAGGAGTGGACTCCTCAGAAC GGCTTCATGACCGCCGCTCAAAAGCTCCAACGCAAGAAGATTATCAACAGGTACCACAAGGACATTGACCGTGCTTATGGAAAGAAATAA